The proteins below are encoded in one region of Dryobates pubescens isolate bDryPub1 chromosome 27, bDryPub1.pri, whole genome shotgun sequence:
- the MANSC1 gene encoding MANSC domain-containing protein 1 yields MSPGRRQWPVCLVVITCVMAGPSLSAECSAEKMENSIIDINLSLPRGVRGAEPLHALSPAACVHACCSGQKLSGDKKCNLLIFDARRTSTQPNCYLFYCPSAEACPMKPATGLVSYKITRDTPVPEDPSFKSEYFSSDGHSLSSDAGAFIPHSHPGHQNPAAAVFPHESELQNHVSKQLDHSEFHTVLPESQRAKHPESLDPIPRQNLPPNMSSALFPTTQSRVSEPSSTASTPLPTSTTQLQSRTTSLPTGDAKPTALPTTTTKATFVPTGTTGANPGLPATSITITHVPLSSLTTSSTTKQVTINSRSATTLSGQRTSAIPLETTGVSSNRTSHASLLSASDFTLSSEDSLTSSPNNPGGYDPSESESYLLEHVLRGKGVIELGEEISLVAALLFGVIFLLLVIALTGKKVFESLQKRHYTRLDYLINGMYADV; encoded by the exons ATGTCTCCCGGTCGCAGGCAGTGGCCGGTTTGCTTGGTGGTGATCACCTGCGTGATGGCAGGACCTTCCCTGAGCGCAGAGTGCTCCGCggagaaaatggaaaatagTATCATCGATATCAACTTATCTCTGCCCAGAGGCGTCCGGGGCGCAGAGCCACTGCACGCCCTGAGCCCAGCGGCTTGCGTTCACGCCTGCTGCTCGGGGCAAAAGCTCTCAG GAGACAAGAAGTGTAATCTGTTGATTTTTGATGCTCGAAGAACAAGCACGCAGCCAAACTGCTACCTGTTTTACTGCCCTAGTGCAGAGGCTTGTCCAATGAAACCAGCAACAGGACTCGTCAGCTACAAGATAACAAGAG ACACCCCTGTCCCAGAGGATCCATCCTTCAAAAGTGAGTATTTTTCTTCAGATGGGCATTCTTTGTCTTCAGATGCTGGAGCCTTTATTCCTCACAGCCACCCTGGCCATCagaatcctgctgctgctgtctttccTCACGAATCAGAACTCCAGAACCACGTGAGCAAGCAGTTAGACCACAGTGAATTTCACACAGTTCTTCCTGAGTCTCAAAGGGCAAAGCATCCTGAGAGCTTAGATCCAATTCCAAGGCAAAACTTGCCACCAAATATGTCCTCTGCTTTGTTCCCAACCACTCAGTCTAGAGTTTCTGAACCCAGCAGTACTGCTTCTACTCCTCTGCCCACAAGTACCACCCAGCTGCAATCTCGTACAACATCTCTGCCGACTGGTGATGCTAAACCTACTgctctccccaccaccaccaccaaagctACCTTTGTGCCTACTGGGACCACTGGAGCTAACCCTGGTCTCCCAGCCACCAGCATCACTATTACTCATGTTCCTCTTTCCAGTCTCACAACTTCTTCTACAACCAAGCAGGTGACCATAAATTCCAGATCTGCTACTACCCTGTCAGGGCAAAGAACGTCAGCCATTCCTCTTGAAACAACaggtgtctcttccaaccgtacCAGTCAtgcttccctcctctctgcttcaGATTTCACTCTGTCTTCTGAGGATTCCCTCACATCTTCCCCAAACAACCCTGGGGGTTATGACCCATCTGAGTCAGAAAGCTATCTGCTAGAGCATGTTCTGAGAGGAAAAGGTGTCATTGAGCTGGGTGAAGAAATCAGCCTTGTAGCAGCTTTGCTTTTTGGGGTGATATTCTTATTGCTAGTTATTGCACTGACAGGGAAGAAAGTCTTTGAATCTCTTCAGAAGAGGCATTATACCAGGTTGGATTACTTGATCAATGGAATGTATGCTGATGTGTGA